In Etheostoma cragini isolate CJK2018 chromosome 9, CSU_Ecrag_1.0, whole genome shotgun sequence, the following are encoded in one genomic region:
- the lrrc15 gene encoding leucine-rich repeat-containing protein 15, with protein sequence MDLPLTLHVLLLLCFLDTAAWACPDGCKCLGTKIVCSGLSDFPTTVPSSTNAIYFSNCSINFLKPEDLTDFSMALSSFLIKDTVLREVRPGTFDSTPNLVTLIFSTTELNDLPEALFQNLQKLESLNLKSNKLSVLRPNWFSTLTELKFLDLSKNLYTYVPVETFHPLIELQFLSLSGNIISQLQRETFKGLSKLKTLRLNKNLLQELPLGSLDDLKNLEELSLHDNLITHFHHDLFSKTLNLRKLFLSHNRLTSLPQGIFLNLPLLSQISLYENQLESLGPGVFGPMALKELWLYDNKLSRLEDDTFRNLTQLHLLVISRNQISSVSKRAFEGLEKLEEVSLHTNLLTTLQAGTFQGLPNLVNISLEHNNISSLPLGFLQGLSSLGQIDLRNNSLPNLPQESLNALTAANEVLLQQNPWRCDKNILPLRDWMLQHPSKANQTLVVCETPFSRNGEVIALLADEDFRPFSSTEQPVLTSTEKRRKPHTPPISQGTSSPAVKTTPTSEHAEVTSSGQGEKETVLNDTSVILIVIAVVTTVIISTVIISCLCWKQNKRGRGNIAGRNKNSVL encoded by the coding sequence ATGGACCTGCCTCTGACCCTACATGTGCTCCTACTTCTCTGTTTTCTCGACACTGCTGCTTGGGCATGTCCGGATGGGTGCAAATGTCTAGGAACCAAAATCGTCTGCAGTGGCCTCTCTGATTTCCCCACAACTGTACCCTCTTCTACCAATGCCATCTACTTCTCCAATTGCAGTATCAACTTCCTGAAACCAGAAGACCTGACTGATTTTTCTATGGCCCTTAGCTCATTTCTTATTAAAGACACTGTTTTGAGGGAAGTGCGCCCTGGTACATTTGATAGTACTCCAAACCTAGTTACCCTAATCTTTAGTACTACCGAACTGAATGATCTCCCTGAGGCCTTGTTCCAAAATCTTCAGAAGCTCGAGAGTCTGAATCTGAAGAGCAACAAGCTCTCTGTACTCCGGCCTAACTGGTTTTCCACATTGACAGAGTTAAAATTCCTTGACCTCAGTAAGAACCTTTACACATATGTACCTGTGGAAACATTTCATCCTCTTATTGAGCTTCAGTTCCTTTCGCTTTCTGGAAACATTATCAGTCAATTACAGAGAGAGACTTTCAAGGGTCTTTCTAAGCTCAAAACCTTAAGGCTTAACAAAAACTTGCTACAGGAACTCCCACTTGGCAGTTTGGATGACCTTAAAAATCTGGAGGAACTATCGCTACATGACAATCTAATTACTCATTTCCACCATGACCTGTTCTCCAAGACTTTGAATCTACGGAAACTGTTCCTCTCCCACAACAGGCTCACATCTCTTCCACAAGGGATCTTCTTAAACTTGCCTCTCCTTTCCCAGATCTCCCTGTATGAAAATCAACTAGAGAGTCTGGGACCAGGAGTGTTTGGGCCCATGGCCCTAAAGGAGTTGTGGCTGTATGACAACAAGCTGAGCCGTTTGGAAGATGACACATTCAGGAACTTGACTCAGTTGCATCTCCTCGTAATCAGTCGCAACCAGATCAGCTCTGTTTCCAAAAGGGCCTTTGAAGGGTTGGAGAAGCTGGAAGAGGTATCCCTTCACACCAATCTTCTCACAACCCTGCAAGCTGGGACTTTCCAAGGTCTGCCCAATCTGGTAAATATTTCCTTGGAGCACAACAACATCAGCTCCCTCCCTTTGGGTTTTCTCCAGGGCCTGAGCAGCCTGGGACAGATAGACCTCCGAAATAACTCCCTTCCCAACCTGCCACAGGAAAGTCTAAATGCCCTTACGGCAGCAAATGAAGTTCTCCTGCAGCAGAACCCATGGAGGTGTGACAAAAATATTTTGCCACTGAGAGACTGGATGTTACAGCACCCATCTAAGGCCAACCAAACTCTTGTGGTCTGTGAAACACCTTTCAGTCGGAACGGTGAGGTAATTGCTCTGCTGGCAGATGAGGACTTCCGGCCTTTCAGCTCAACAGAGCAGCCTGTGTTGACCTcaacagagaagaggaggaaaccCCACACTCCACCAATTAGTCAAGGCACTTCCTCACCTGCCGTCAAGACTACCCCCACCTCAGAGCACGCAGAGGTCACAAGCAGTGGACAAGGGGAGAAGGAAACAGTTTTAAATGATACTTCGGTCATTCTCATTGTCATCGCAGTAGTGACCACCGTCATCATCAGCACTGTGATCATCAGCTGTTTGTGCTGGAAGCAAAACAAGAGAGGCAGGGGAAATATAGCCGGCAGAAATAAGAACTCTGTGCTGTAG